From a single Cyanobacteriota bacterium genomic region:
- a CDS encoding ATP-binding protein has protein sequence ADEGKLRQVLINLLGNAIKFTQQGQVILRVAVTEQTQFNQSLPASSSTSDSPSSDTAALVSEDMQPPQPMMLHFEVEDTGPGIAPEELDQLFKTFSQTETGRRSQQGSGLGLAISKQFVQLMGGDISVTSVVNQGSTFRFFIPITLSSPVTFSTTRQVIGLAPNQPIYRILVVENSWESRQLMLKLLSLPGLDVRDAANGMEAIEIWQSWHPHLIWMDMQMPVMDGFQATQYIRAYEAGSACEVPIAEWVRHLRDGESSASTPPLPTTADNSTIVDHSSSSLAQPSPTDPSTANGQPPKTVIIALTASVFESDRLRSLAAGCDDFVRKPFSEGLLFEKMSAYLGMELIYDTPTPEVTPEPIVSKPADDAAPLPELATCLAAMPPDWVTKLVSVATRLDSEAALQLVNQIPPMYSPLATTLTDWINNFRFDRVIQFLSPLESKDVS, from the coding sequence TTCAACCAGAGTTTACCAGCCAGTAGCTCCACATCTGATAGTCCCTCGTCCGACACTGCGGCACTAGTATCAGAAGATATGCAACCTCCCCAGCCAATGATGCTGCACTTTGAAGTTGAAGATACTGGCCCTGGCATTGCCCCTGAAGAACTTGATCAGCTATTTAAGACCTTTTCACAGACAGAAACTGGGCGGCGCTCGCAACAGGGTAGCGGATTAGGGTTAGCCATTAGCAAGCAATTTGTCCAACTGATGGGAGGGGACATTTCGGTCACCAGCGTGGTTAATCAGGGCAGCACGTTTCGATTTTTCATTCCTATTACCCTTAGCAGTCCAGTTACATTTAGCACAACTCGCCAGGTGATTGGTCTTGCACCTAACCAGCCTATCTATCGCATTCTCGTAGTGGAAAACAGTTGGGAAAGTCGTCAACTGATGCTCAAGCTGTTGTCGCTACCGGGTTTAGATGTGCGTGATGCTGCGAATGGGATGGAGGCGATCGAGATTTGGCAATCTTGGCACCCGCATCTGATTTGGATGGATATGCAAATGCCAGTCATGGATGGCTTTCAGGCTACTCAATACATTCGAGCCTATGAAGCCGGGAGTGCTTGCGAGGTGCCTATCGCTGAGTGGGTCAGGCATTTACGTGATGGTGAATCGTCAGCCTCAACACCACCATTGCCTACTACTGCTGATAATTCAACGATCGTTGACCATTCGTCATCATCACTGGCTCAACCGTCCCCCACCGACCCCTCAACCGCCAATGGTCAACCTCCAAAGACGGTGATTATTGCTCTAACAGCAAGCGTATTCGAGTCTGATCGCCTACGCAGTTTGGCAGCAGGTTGTGATGACTTTGTGCGTAAGCCCTTTTCCGAAGGACTACTGTTTGAAAAAATGTCGGCTTATTTGGGGATGGAATTAATTTATGATACGCCTACTCCAGAGGTGACCCCAGAGCCAATAGTATCAAAACCAGCAGACGATGCAGCCCCCCTGCCTGAACTTGCAACTTGCTTAGCAGCTATGCCTCCAGATTGGGTTACCAAGTTAGTATCTGTTGCTACTCGCTTAGATAGTGAGGCTGCTTTGCAACTGGTCAATCAAATTCCGCCTATGTACTCTCCCCTAGCAACCACCCTCACTGATTGGATTAACAATTTCCGCTTCGACCGGGTCATTCAATTTTTATCACCATTGGAATCTAAGGATGTCTCCTGA